CATTGCTGCCACTTCAATGATAACGGATAAATTTCGTCCAGGGCGTACTGGAATTGTGAGTCTCGGGAGTTCCGTATCAATGATTTTGATTTTTTCTTCATCGAGACCGAGGCGATCATATTGTTTCTTCGGATCCCAAAGTTCTAAGTTCATGACAATTGTAATTCGTTTATAGTTTCGAACAGCTCCCGCTCCAAACAATGTCATGACATTGATGATACCTAAACCTCTAATTTCAAGAAGATGCTCGATTAAGTCTGGTGCATTCCCGACTAATGTATTCTCATCTTCCTGTCTAATTTCCACACAGTCATCTGCCACTAATCGGTGACCTCTCTTCACTAGTTCAAGTGCGGTCTCACTCTTACCCACTCCACTTTTACCAGTAATAAGCACACCAACTCCATACACATCTACAAGAACACCATGCATAGCAGTAGATGGTGCCAACTTACTCTCTAAGTAATTAGTAAGTCGACTCGAAAGCCTAGTTGTTTTCATCGTTGATGTCAATAGAGGTACAGATTCTCGATTGGATGCTTCTATCAGCTCTTCTGGAACCTCTAGATCTCTAGAAACAATAATCGCTGGCGTAATGTCAGTACAAAGCCGATCCATTCTTTCTCTTTTTTCACTTGTCGAAAGTTTATTAAAAAAAGTGAGTTCAGTTTTACCTAACAATTGAATTCTCTCGGATGGATAGTACTCAAAGTAACCGGCCATTTCAAGTCCGGGGCGGTTTAAGTCACTTGTCATAATGGGGCGATTGATTCCTTCTTCCCCACTCACCAACTCAAGGCCTAATTTTTCCATGATGTCTTTAGTACGAACTTTTGCCAAGGATATTCCTCCTTTTATTTCAAAGAGCTCTCGTATGAAATGTCACACAGTTACCCCATATTATACTATTGGTTGTACCGTTTTTTATAAAAAGAATTACGCAATGTATCATTCCATATTGTACCACGAATTCAATAAACACCAAACATTTGTCATTCACTAAACTAAATGTATAGACCAGTGATGTAGAATAGGCTATGTATTTCCTGTTTTACAAACCTTTAATCAAATATACATATAGAATAGACAAAAGTTGTATAGACATTTAATAAAGCAAATTCTATACTTGTAGTAGAGATACCGAGTCAGGAGATGTCATGATGGTTAAAACTAAAGAATGGTTCATTATAAACGGCCATATTTATACTGGAGAAAATCAGATTCCAAATGGGTATATTCACATTGTAGATGGGAAAATTGCTGAAATGGGACCGATGGAGTCCGCCCCTTCCCATATGGAAAACTACTTCGATGCTGCTGGACAGAGAATCGTTCCTGGATTCATCGATGTTCACATTCACGGAGTAGGTGGAGCAGACACGATGGACGCCACCGATGAAGCTTACCAAACGATGGCTTCCTTCCTCCCACAAGAGGGAACGACAAGCTTTTTAGCCACAACGGCCACCCAAAGTATTGAAGCCATTGAAAGGGCATTAGCCGGAGTAGCTCATTATCGAGAAGAAAATGAGCAAATAGGCGTTGCAGAGATGCTCGGTGTACACCTAGAAGGCCCGTTCTTAAACCCAAGTAAAGCCGGTGCACAGCATCCTTCTTTTATCCAAGACCCAAATATCGAACTGTTTGAAAAATGGAGAGGTTTATCAGATGACTGTATCAAACTTGTCACACTCGCTCCCGAGCGTGAAAACGGGTATGCGTTCATTGAATATTTAGCGCAAAATGGAATTATTGCTTCGATCGGACATTCAGACGCAACCTACGACGAAGTGAAAGAGGCCATAGCAAAAGGCTTAAGTCATGCTACTCACCTATATAATGCGATGAGACCATTACACCACCGAGATCCTGGTGTCGTAGGTGCAGCCCTTCTTCATCGCGAACTGACAGCGGAGTTAATCGCGGATGGTATTCACGTTCACCCAATGATGTTAGAACATGCGATTCAATCAAAGGGTGTAGACCGAATAGTTCTGATTACTGACTCAATGAGGGCAAAGTGCCTGAAAAGTGGAACCTACGATTTAGGTGGACAAGAAGTGTTTGTGGAAGACAATAAAGCTACTCTTGGAGATGGAACATTAGCCGGTAGTGTGCTTCGCATGAAAGACGCTGTAAAACTTATATCAAATGAAACCAGCTTCAGCTTAGAAGATGCGATTCAATTCACATCCGTTAACCCAGCTAAAGAGCTTGGAATTTTTAACCGTAAAGGTAGCCTAGCCGTTGGTAAGGACGCAGATGTCGTAGTCTTGGATTCACAATTTGATGTACAGCTGACTTTCTGTCGAGGGGAAGTGGCGTATAGCCGTAAGGGGGTTAAATCATGAAACTAATTGCTTGTAAGGACTATAAAGAAATGAGCAAAAAGGCAGCTAAAGAAATCCTAGAATTAGTTCACAGTGAAAAACGCTGTACACTAGGATTAGCAACCGGTAGTACTCCAGAGGGTGTTTATAAAGCACTTGTTGAAGATTTTAACAAGGGGGAAACTTCATATAAACAAGTTTCTAGTGTAAACCTAGATGAATATGTAGGATTAACGAAAGACAACCCAAATAGCTATCATCATTACATGAAGTCAAACCTTTTCCAACATATTGACCTTCCAGAAAATCAACAGCTGATTCCGAATGGAGTAGCTAATGATTTGGAAGTAGAATGTAGAGAATATGAAAAAACGATTGCTGAACTCGGTGGAGTTGATTTACAGTTACTTGGAATTGGGCACAATGGCCATATTGGTTTTAATGAACCGAGGACTCCGTTTTCGAGTCGGACACATGTGGTTGATTTAGCAGAAAAAACAAGAAAAGCTAATGCACGCTTTTTCTCAGATATTACAGAGGTTCCCGCACAAGCCATTACAATGGGAATTGAAACCATCATGGAAAGCAAGAAAATTTTATTGCTGATCTCAGGAAAATCAAAAGCAGAGGCTCTTTCAAAACTAATAAATGGACCTATTGATGAATCTTTTCCCGCTTCCATCTTGAAAAACCATCCGAACGTTACTATCATGGCTGATGAGGAAGCGATGTCGTTGTTAGAAGAGGAAGCTGTGGGTAGACAGCATATTTTATAAAAAAACAGGGTTGGAGCTCACTCCACCCTGTTTTTATTTTTTCCGCATCGGTTCAATAACCGCTTTGTTTATAACTAAGTTAGCCACAGACATGATAATCGCAATAATAATCGCAAAGCCAAAGCTACTTATTTCAAACGCATCGCCCATCAAAGAATCGGTCAGGACCAGGGTTATTGCATTGATGACAAATAGGAAAAATCCTAGTGTAAAGAAGGTCACCGGCAAGGTTAAAATCACCAAGATCGGTCTCACTATGATATTCAGAATGGACAGGATAAAGCTTGCAATCACCGAGGCCATAAAGCTTTCCACGTGAAGTCCTTCTGTAAAATATCCTGCTAAAGCTATAAATATAATGGCGTTGATTAAAATCCCAATTAGCCACTTCATCGGCAATAAACCCCTTTTTTCCTAAATAATCATTTCATATAACATATCCTTACCCTACTCTTCGACTTTTCAACCACAAATCCTTTTTTTAAATGGACGGTAACACACTTTTTTTATTTTGTTCTTCGTTCATACCTCTTGTCTAGCTTTTACTTCACTAATGTTGATGGAACCTGTTTTGCTCTCAGCAAAGATGTATGCCTTCTGCTCAGCTGTTTTCTCCGTTTGGAACGTGACTTGTTTCTGCAATACTTCGCTCTTTTCCACATGAACATCAGCCTCAAGGTTAACGTTCACATTTCCCATATTCGTTTTTAATTCTCCTTGTGCCGGAATTCCTTTTGGAAGTGCTAGGTTAATTCCGCCTGTACCTGCTTTTAATCGTACTGTATTCACATCCAGGTTATGAATATCACAGTTTACACTTCCATTTAAGCACTGTAAGTCAACTTTCTTAAACTCACCTGAAGCCACAAGCTTTCCGTTAATTGACTCACCTTCTAAGTTTTCTACGCTACAATTATTTAAGCTAATTTTTCCATTTGTGGACTCTGCATCTACATTTTCCCCACGAATTCCGTCAATTTGGATTGAACCATTAACTGATTTTATAATGTTCTTTTTAGATTGTAGGGACTCTGATTTAAACGAGCCATTAAAAAGCTTAGCCCAAATAAGATCGTATTCTTGCTTTGGAATATAGGCATGTGCATCTACCTTCAAAATCTTCGGCTGTGATACAAAGCGTAATTTTCCATCCTTTACAGAAAAAACAGAACTCTTCAAGAAGACATCTCTTGCTTCATCTTGATTCTCGACTTTATACACTTTAGCTTGGCACTCAATACGAACTTCCTTCTGTTCCCATGGAGTAAGCTTCAATGAACCGTATGGAATATCGAATTCTACTTCTGAAATCTCAGCATCTGTATGTTGAAAAATATGAGAAATCTCAATACCCTTCGCCCACTGAAGATCCAAATCAATTTCTTTAATCTTTTTCACAGCTAAATCCACAAAATCTAGTAACTTATGTTTTGCCTGTTGAAACGATTGGCTATTGGTATATTGCTGCTTCGAATCTTCAAATACCTTTTCATCCTCTTCGAACAATGGGTCATCCTTTTTCGATAAAATCGTAACCTTAGGTCCCTCTTTGTGTTCACTTGTGCCTTTCTTTTCTTTATATTCAGCTTCTAACTTTTCTATCAATGTCAATGCTTCCTCAACTGTGATAGTCCCTTTTTCCACCATTTTTAAAATACGCTTTCTCTCTTCCTTCATAAGTAAGTCCTCCCTTATTATTAAAAATCCCCTTAGACTTGAATTAGATACCGCGTAACCAATATTTAGCGTTCTTTATGACTCCATTATAACAACCGTACATTCCTTTCAACTCCGTCTGGAGGATGAAAGAGACTACAGTTAGAGTCGTAAAAATTATAAATCTATATATAGAATACGTTTTGAGTGGGCGGAGGTTTCATTGAGAATTTTGAAGTTGGTGTGGGACATAGAGGAGCGGCCGGTATGGGACACTTATATTTTTTTAATGGGACACTTGGGGGTGGTATGGGACACTTCTCTCGTTTTATGGGACACTTGGGACTTGGTATGGGACACCCCACTTGATTTATGGGACACTTGGAACCTGGTATGGGACACTCCACTTGTTTTATGGGACATGTAAGGGTAACTCTTCCATGATATCACCAAATAAAAAAACAGCCGGCCCTTCATTCACTTAAAAGGGACGGCTGTCTTTATTTCAAGAATACACTTCGGATTCCTCAATCATTTTTTTCATTCTGTCTCGATCACGTTCTAGGATTGGCTTTAAGTAACGACCTGTATGTGACTTGTCACTGGCCGCTACGTCTTCAGGTGTTCCAACTGCTACAATTGTTCCACCTTTATCCCCACCTTCAGGACCAAGATCAACAATATAGTCAGTTGCTTTAATAATATCAAGGTTATGCTCTATCACTAAAACAGTATCGCCATTATCGACTAAGCGTTGTAATACATCTAACAGACGGGCAATGTCATCCACATGAAGCCCTGTCGTTGGTTCATCCAAGATATAGAGTGAACGACCTGTCGAGCGGCGATGCAATTCAGAAGCAAGCTTCACCCTTTGGGCTTCTCCTCCAGATAATGTAGTAGCTGGCTGGCCTAGACGCATATAACCCAAGCCCACATCTGCAATCGTTTGAAGCTTACGATGAATCTTTGGAATGTTTTCGAAAAACTCAATTCCATCTTCAATCGTCATATCGAGAACATCTGAAATCGTTTTTCCTTTATATTTTACTTCTAACGTTTCACGGTTGTAGCGTTTCCCATGACAGACTTCACAAGGAACGTAAACATCAGGTAGGAAGTGCATTTCAATCTTGATAATACCGTTTCCACGGCAAGCTTCACATCTTCCGCCCTTCACGTTAAAACTAAAGCGCCCCTTTTTATAACCTCTCACTTTCGCCTCATTGGTTGAAGCAAAGACATCACGAACATCATCAAAAACACCTGTATACGTTGCTGGATTAGACCTTGGTGTTCTTCCGATTGGGGATTGGTCAATATCAATGATTTTCTCTAAGTGTTCAATCCCTTTCACCTGTTTATGTGCACCTGGTTTTACCTTTGAACGAGTGTAAAGTTTTTGAGCCAATGCTTTATAGAGAATTTCGTTAATAAGCGTACTTTTACCTGATCCGGAAACCCCTGTTACAACCGTAAATGTACCGAGAGGAAACTTAGCATTTACATTCTTTAAATTGTTCTCATTTGCCCCAACTACTTCTAAAAAGCGGCCATCCGGTTCTCTTCGCTTTTCTGGTAACGGGATGAACTTTTTCCCTGAAAGGTACTGTCCTGTCAAAGAATTCTCATCTTTCATAACCTCTTCAGGAGTACCCGCAGAGACAATTTGGCCACCGTGAACACCGGCTCCTGGACCAACGTCAATCAAGTAATCCGCTGCAAGCATGGTATCCTCATCGTGCTCAACCACAATAAGCGTATTTCCAATGTCTCGCATGTTTTGCAGAGTTTGGATTAACCGGTCATTGTCTCGTTGATGAAGACCAATCGAAGGCTCATCCAAAATATAGAGGACACCTGTTAATCTCGAACCAATTTGAGTCGCTAAGCGAATACGTTGAGCTTCCCCGCCAGATAAAGTACCAGCTGCACGGTGAAGCGTTAAGTAATCTAATCCCACATTATTGAGGAACCCTAATCTTTCTTTAATTTCTCGTAAAATAAGATTAGCAATCTTCATATCTTTTTCAGATAAACTCAGCTCACTAAAGAATTTGTGGGCTTCTGTGACTGACATAATCGTCACTTCACCAATATGAATATCTTGTACTTTTACTGCTAACGTCTCTTCTTTTAATCGATATCCTTTACAAGCTGGACAAGCATGTTGTGCCATATACTGTTCCATTTGCTCACGGATATAGTCCGAACTTGTTTCTTTGTAGCGTCTTTCCACATTTCCGATGACGCCTTCAAATACAATGTAGTTTTCACGGACTTGTCCAAAATCATTTTCATAACGGAAATAGATTTTTTCGCCATCCGATCCGTATAAAACTTTATCCATTAAATGTTTTGGAATATCTTTTACTGACATATCCATGTCAATTCCGTAGTGTTGGCATACGGCCTGTAGAAGCTGTGGATAAAATTGTGAACTAGTTGGTTCCCAAGGTGCAATCGCGTGATCATTCAAAGTGAGTTCCCAGTTTGGAACCACCAAATCCTTATCGACCTCAAGCTTGGTTCCCAATCCGTCACACTCTGGGCAAGCACCAAATGGACTATTGAAAGAGAACATTCTAGGTTCTAGCTCACCAATGGAAAATCCACAGAGTGGACAAGCATGGTTTTCACTAAATAGGAGCTCTTCTTCCCCAATGACATCCACAACCACATTGCCTTCACCTAGTTTTAAAGCCGATTCAAGTGAGTCAGCAAGACGTGCTTCTACCCCTTCTTTAACCACAATACGGTCCACAATGACTTCGATGTTATGTTTTTTATTTTTTTCTAACTCAATGTCATCCCCAAGGTCATGAATCTCACCATCGATTCGAACCCTTACGTACCCTTGCTTCTTGATATCTTCTAGTACCTTTACGTGCATACCCTTTTTACCAGAAACAATTGGGGAAAGAATTTGTAGCTTCGTTCTCTCAGGATACTTTAAAATACGGTCCACCATTTGTTCAATCGTTTGGGAAGTAATTTCAACTCCGTGTTTTGGACAAATTGGTTTACCAACTCGCGCAAAAAGAAGACGTAGATAATCATAGATTTCCGTAACCGTTCCAACCGTCGAACGCGGGTTTCGACTGGTTGTTTTCTGGTCAATTGAAATAGCTGGGGATAGTCCCTCAATCGTATCCACATCTGGTTTGTCCATTTGTCCTAAAAATTGGCGGGCATAAGCAGAAAGTGACTCAACGTATCGACGTTGCCCTTCTGCGTAAATCGTATCAAACGCTAACGAGGACTTCCCGGAACCAGAAAGTCCTGTTAGCACGACTAATTTATCTCTTGGTATGGTTACATCTATATTCTTTAAATTATGGGCTCTAGCCCCTTTGACGATAATTTGATCCTTCGCCATGAAAGAATCATCCTTCCGCTTTCAGCTCTAGTAATAAATCACGAAGCTCTGCAGCTCTCTCGAAGTTGAGGGCTTTTGCAGCTTCTTTCATTTCTTTTTCCATGTTGGCTATTACTTTTTCTCGCTCTGCCTTCGTTATTAACTTTGGCTTTGCAGGTGTTTCTTTGTATTCTGCAGGATCTTCTGCAGCATATGTTGCACGAATGACATCGCGGATTTCTTTTTTAATCGTTTGAGGAGTAATTCCGTGTTTTTCATTATATTCTTCTTGAATGGAACGTCTCCGCTTTGTCTCTTCAATTGCGACTTTCATTGAATCCGTAACTTTATCTGCATACATAATGACGTGACCGTTCGCATTACGTGCTGCGCGACCAATCGTTTGAATTAGAGAACGCTCTGAACGTAAGAAGCCTTCTTTGTCGGCATCTAAAATGGTCACCAGAGACACTTCTGGTATATCCAAACCTTCTCTTAGAAGGTTGATTCCAACAAGAACGTCATAGACGCCAAGTCTCAACTCCCTAATGATCTCAATTCTTTCTAATGTTTTTACTTCAGAATGTAGGTAATTGACCTTTATTCCGATTTCTTTTAGATAACGCGTAAGATCCTCTGACATTTTTTTGGTCAAAGTGGTGACAAGCACTCTTTCATTCTTCTTCACGCGCTCTTGGATCTCACTAATTAAATCATCAATTTGACCTTCGATTGGACGTACATCTATTGTAGGATCTAGGAGACCCGTTGGACGAATAATTTGCTCAATCATTTCTGGACTATGTTCTTGCTCATAAGGACCTGGTGTTGCGGAAACATAGATTGCTTGGTGAACTCTCTTTTCAAACTCCTCAAAACGAAGAGGTCGGTTATCCATAGCTGAAGGCAAACGGAATCCGTGGTCTACCAGTACTTTTTTCCTCGCCTGGTCCCCATTAAACATGCCTCTAACCTGAGGAAGCGTCACGTGCGACTCATCAATGACTAAAAGAAAATCGTCAGGGAAGTAGTCTAATAAAGTATAAGGCGTAGACCCTGGTGGTCGTAACGTTAAATGACGCGAATAGTTTTCAATTCCTGAACAGAATCCCATTTCACGCATCATCTCAAGATCATATTTTGTTCTTTGTTCTAATCGCTGTGCCTCTAAAAGCTTGTTTTCTGAGCGCATATGCTCAAGCTGTTCTTCAAGCTCTTTTTCGATATTTTCAATGGCAATTCTCATCTTCTCTTCGCGAGTTACGAAGTGGGATGCTGGGAAGATCGCAACATGATCGCGGTCACCTAATACTTCTCCAGTTAACGCATCCACTTCACGAATTCGATCAATCTCATCACCGAAAAATTCTACGCGGATACAATGTTCATCTTTAGAAGCTGGGAAAATTTCTACAACATCTCCACGCACCCGGAAGGTTCCACGCTTAAAGTCGATATCATTTCGATCGTACTGTATATCTACGAGTTTACGAAGTAATTGATTCCGTTCAATCTCCATCCCTAGTCGAAGTGATAATACAAGTTCACTATATTCTTCAGGAGAACCTAAACCGTAAATACACGAAACACTCGCGATAACAATGACATCTTTGCGCTCAAATAAGGCAGATGTCGCGGAATGTCGCAGTTTATCGATTTCATCGTTAATACTTGCATCTTTTTCTATAAAGGTGTCCGTTTGTGGGACATACGCTTCTGGTTGGTAGTAATCATAGTAGCTGACAAAGTATTCAACGGCATTATTCGGGAAAAACTCTTTAAACTCACTGTACAACTGACCAGCCAACGTTTTATTGTGAGCAATCACAAGTGTTGGCTTGTTTATTTCCTTAATGACATTGGAAACAGTAAACGTTTTACCGGTCCCTGTTGCACCAAGTAAGGTTTGGTGAGTCTTTCCTTGACGGATGCCTTCCACTAATTTTTTTATCGCTTCAGGCTGGTCTCCTTGGGGTTGATACTTAGAGACGAGCTCAAATTGGTCCTTCATACTGACAAGCCCCCTACCCTTTCACATTTGCGCATTATGTAAAACGAGCATATGTTCCTTTCTTTTACATACTTATCATTCTACCACAATACATACAGAAATAACCAGAGGGAATGCGAATAAATGTTCGGTTTTTTCGATTATGTCCATATAAATAAAAAAAGCCCTCCACAACTGTGAAAAGCTTCTACCCAGATTCTTCTTTAGATTTTGTTTTTAGATTCCGCAACATTCTTCTTGAATACCAAAAGCCAAACGTCAATGACATGGCATCAATAATGTTCACATACCATGTGTGTGTAAATCCTTTGTAAGCCGATGCCGTAATTAAAGCAACCGTTATAATGAGCGCAACAACCGAACTGTACGTTACTCTTGCGAAAAGAATGACTAATAGTGCAGGCAAAAATATAGCAGCAATGACTTTATCAATCATAAGCAGGTCCTTTCCGTATCATCAGTTGCATCTTATTATAATGGTTTTCATTTCTGTTTAAAAGCAAGATATAGATGTAAAACAGGGTGGAAGCGCGGCCTCCACTGTTCTGCAACGGTTAGTCTACATAAATATATCCAATCATCGGAGCTTGATGGTGCTCACCTTGATGAATGGTACAGACGATTTTATAAACGCCTTCTTTATCAAATTGGAGAGGTACTACTGTTTCCTCACCTTTCTTGACAGTCCCTCTTATATCGGTACCCTCAATATAAAATGGATGTTCAGACCCGTTAATTCCATAAATCTTCAGGTTCACCTTTTCCCCTTTTTCAATAAAGATAGAACCAGGATCCCAACGATACGCATCCATGGTCTTTCCATTCTCCATCGTCATCGTAAACTCAGCGGTAATCATGTGAATATCTCGAACATCCTCCGACTTGGAATCCTGCAAAAAACCAAACGCTGGCTCACTCTCTGTACTCATAAAATACAGGAACCCTCCAATTAAAACAACAACAAAGAGCGCTAGCCATGTGACTATATTCTTCTTTTTCACCACAATAAACTGCATACCTCATCCTCCTAGACATGTACTAGTACAAGCATATGCAGGATAGTAGGGGGAACTTGTCTGTTTTTTAGGAAAAGTTTGGGGGAAATTATTGTTATGGTTATTGAAACCGGCATTTCCATTTAATTATGAAGTTGGTAGCCAGCTTTTAATTCATTTGGGTTTAACACTTAATAGCTTTGCGTGAAAATGTAACGAAGTGAATTGAAACAGAACTTCACTCTATTGCTGGATTAAATAGGCAGAATATTTGATTATTTACCCAACCCTTGATAAAATGTAAATGTAAACGTTTTCATTAGTGAGAAAGTAGGGATTCCCGTGGTTACGAATGAGACGAAGCTACGAAATGAAGCCTATGAAAAGCTTTTTGGAAAACCGAAAGAAACGGCTGAACCTGGAGACTGGGTCGCCAATTACAGCATGGTATTACTCGCTATCTTGATTTGTTTACTTTTCAATTGACTATGTATGCTCTCTTCTTTTAGAAGAGAGTCTTTTTTTACGCTTTGATATGGTATAAATCCTTAAAGTATTGAAGTGTTTTCATTTGCTCTTTTTCAGAAGCATCCGGCGCAAAACTCCAACCCATTTTTTCCATTATATCCTTATACATAAATTCAATCTCTACTTGTTGCAGGGCCATTTCAAAATGGATTTGTTTGACTTTTTTCGTTTCCATCATTAGAGCTGACATAAAGTTTGTGTTTGCCATATTCTTGGTTGTGTTCACCATTTCTGTTGCGATATCACGGTCATGAATAGAAGGTTCGAGCTCCCAATTTGTCCAGCCAGCCATACTTTGCCTAAAAGAATCTATATTAGGCAGCATAACTTCTCCCGTATAATGGGGATCAATTAGCTGAAGCATCACAACTACATGGCTTTTCATTATTTCATATTGAAGCTGGAATAATCTCTTCAACTCTTCGTGTTTTACTAAAGATTGATACAGCTTTATTTTCTTAAGAACGCCTTTATGAACGGTTAAATGTTCAGACATTAACCCTAAATCAATAGCTTTAATTTTCACAGACTCACCCTCCTGTTTCACTTCTCTTTAGATACCCTATGAAACGGAAGCTTGTTCGGTTATTTCCTATTTATCTCAAAAAGAAAAGACGTTCCTTTAAAAGGAACGCCCCACTCATTTACTTCACTTCTTTTTTCAACAACCCGACCATAATCGCCGTAACAAAGGAACCTATTAAAATTGCTAACAAGTATAGGAACGGATTACCTTCTACAATCGGAATAACAAATGCACCACCATGTGGAGCTGGTAGACCTACTCCAAACAACAGTGTTAACGCACCAGCTACTGCAGATCCGACAACAGCTGAAGGAATGACACGAGCTGGATCCGCTGCAGCAAATGGAATCGCTCCTTCTGTGATGAAGGAAGCTCCCATGACGTAGCATGTTTTTCCTGTTTCTCTTTCAGCCTTTGTAAATTTACGTTTAAAGAAAGTGGTAGCAATCGCTAATCCTAGTGGAGGCACCATTCCCCCTGCCATAATCGCAGCATGGGGTGCAAAGTTACCCGCGTCAATCATCGCAATCCCGAAGGTAAACGCTGCTTTGTTAATAGGACCCCCCATATCAATG
The window above is part of the Bacillus carboniphilus genome. Proteins encoded here:
- the hprK gene encoding HPr(Ser) kinase/phosphatase — protein: MAKVRTKDIMEKLGLELVSGEEGINRPIMTSDLNRPGLEMAGYFEYYPSERIQLLGKTELTFFNKLSTSEKRERMDRLCTDITPAIIVSRDLEVPEELIEASNRESVPLLTSTMKTTRLSSRLTNYLESKLAPSTAMHGVLVDVYGVGVLITGKSGVGKSETALELVKRGHRLVADDCVEIRQEDENTLVGNAPDLIEHLLEIRGLGIINVMTLFGAGAVRNYKRITIVMNLELWDPKKQYDRLGLDEEKIKIIDTELPRLTIPVRPGRNLSVIIEVAAMNFRLKRMGVNAAEQFTNRLSDVIEDSDHDFS
- the nagA gene encoding N-acetylglucosamine-6-phosphate deacetylase — translated: MVKTKEWFIINGHIYTGENQIPNGYIHIVDGKIAEMGPMESAPSHMENYFDAAGQRIVPGFIDVHIHGVGGADTMDATDEAYQTMASFLPQEGTTSFLATTATQSIEAIERALAGVAHYREENEQIGVAEMLGVHLEGPFLNPSKAGAQHPSFIQDPNIELFEKWRGLSDDCIKLVTLAPERENGYAFIEYLAQNGIIASIGHSDATYDEVKEAIAKGLSHATHLYNAMRPLHHRDPGVVGAALLHRELTAELIADGIHVHPMMLEHAIQSKGVDRIVLITDSMRAKCLKSGTYDLGGQEVFVEDNKATLGDGTLAGSVLRMKDAVKLISNETSFSLEDAIQFTSVNPAKELGIFNRKGSLAVGKDADVVVLDSQFDVQLTFCRGEVAYSRKGVKS
- the nagB gene encoding glucosamine-6-phosphate deaminase, giving the protein MKLIACKDYKEMSKKAAKEILELVHSEKRCTLGLATGSTPEGVYKALVEDFNKGETSYKQVSSVNLDEYVGLTKDNPNSYHHYMKSNLFQHIDLPENQQLIPNGVANDLEVECREYEKTIAELGGVDLQLLGIGHNGHIGFNEPRTPFSSRTHVVDLAEKTRKANARFFSDITEVPAQAITMGIETIMESKKILLLISGKSKAEALSKLINGPIDESFPASILKNHPNVTIMADEEAMSLLEEEAVGRQHIL
- a CDS encoding phage holin family protein; its protein translation is MKWLIGILINAIIFIALAGYFTEGLHVESFMASVIASFILSILNIIVRPILVILTLPVTFFTLGFFLFVINAITLVLTDSLMGDAFEISSFGFAIIIAIIMSVANLVINKAVIEPMRKK
- a CDS encoding DUF4097 family beta strand repeat-containing protein yields the protein MKEERKRILKMVEKGTITVEEALTLIEKLEAEYKEKKGTSEHKEGPKVTILSKKDDPLFEEDEKVFEDSKQQYTNSQSFQQAKHKLLDFVDLAVKKIKEIDLDLQWAKGIEISHIFQHTDAEISEVEFDIPYGSLKLTPWEQKEVRIECQAKVYKVENQDEARDVFLKSSVFSVKDGKLRFVSQPKILKVDAHAYIPKQEYDLIWAKLFNGSFKSESLQSKKNIIKSVNGSIQIDGIRGENVDAESTNGKISLNNCSVENLEGESINGKLVASGEFKKVDLQCLNGSVNCDIHNLDVNTVRLKAGTGGINLALPKGIPAQGELKTNMGNVNVNLEADVHVEKSEVLQKQVTFQTEKTAEQKAYIFAESKTGSINISEVKARQEV
- the uvrA gene encoding excinuclease ABC subunit UvrA; translation: MAKDQIIVKGARAHNLKNIDVTIPRDKLVVLTGLSGSGKSSLAFDTIYAEGQRRYVESLSAYARQFLGQMDKPDVDTIEGLSPAISIDQKTTSRNPRSTVGTVTEIYDYLRLLFARVGKPICPKHGVEITSQTIEQMVDRILKYPERTKLQILSPIVSGKKGMHVKVLEDIKKQGYVRVRIDGEIHDLGDDIELEKNKKHNIEVIVDRIVVKEGVEARLADSLESALKLGEGNVVVDVIGEEELLFSENHACPLCGFSIGELEPRMFSFNSPFGACPECDGLGTKLEVDKDLVVPNWELTLNDHAIAPWEPTSSQFYPQLLQAVCQHYGIDMDMSVKDIPKHLMDKVLYGSDGEKIYFRYENDFGQVRENYIVFEGVIGNVERRYKETSSDYIREQMEQYMAQHACPACKGYRLKEETLAVKVQDIHIGEVTIMSVTEAHKFFSELSLSEKDMKIANLILREIKERLGFLNNVGLDYLTLHRAAGTLSGGEAQRIRLATQIGSRLTGVLYILDEPSIGLHQRDNDRLIQTLQNMRDIGNTLIVVEHDEDTMLAADYLIDVGPGAGVHGGQIVSAGTPEEVMKDENSLTGQYLSGKKFIPLPEKRREPDGRFLEVVGANENNLKNVNAKFPLGTFTVVTGVSGSGKSTLINEILYKALAQKLYTRSKVKPGAHKQVKGIEHLEKIIDIDQSPIGRTPRSNPATYTGVFDDVRDVFASTNEAKVRGYKKGRFSFNVKGGRCEACRGNGIIKIEMHFLPDVYVPCEVCHGKRYNRETLEVKYKGKTISDVLDMTIEDGIEFFENIPKIHRKLQTIADVGLGYMRLGQPATTLSGGEAQRVKLASELHRRSTGRSLYILDEPTTGLHVDDIARLLDVLQRLVDNGDTVLVIEHNLDIIKATDYIVDLGPEGGDKGGTIVAVGTPEDVAASDKSHTGRYLKPILERDRDRMKKMIEESEVYS